A genome region from Arachidicoccus soli includes the following:
- the aroQ gene encoding type II 3-dehydroquinate dehydratase, translated as MQIAIINGPNLNLLGTREPEIYGSLTFEQFYQELKTKFSEINFHYFQSNVEGELINELQRIGFSFDGIVLNPGGYTHTSVALGDCIAAITTSVIEVHISNIHAREDFRRISHVSAKCKGTIAGLGLKGYELAIQYFSNQ; from the coding sequence ATGCAAATAGCTATTATCAACGGCCCTAATTTAAACTTACTGGGCACAAGAGAACCTGAAATATATGGTTCCCTGACCTTTGAACAATTTTATCAAGAACTAAAAACAAAATTTTCTGAAATAAATTTTCATTATTTTCAATCAAATGTAGAAGGGGAACTCATTAATGAATTACAAAGAATTGGTTTTAGTTTTGATGGGATCGTCTTGAATCCAGGTGGGTATACACATACATCAGTAGCATTGGGAGATTGCATTGCAGCCATTACAACTTCCGTAATTGAAGTACATATAAGTAATATTCATGCACGGGAGGATTTTAGAAGAATATCTCATGTTTCTGCTAAATGTAAAGGCACCATTGCTGGTCTTGGCTTAAAAGGATATGAACTAGCTATTCAATATTTTTCGAATCAATAA
- a CDS encoding HD domain-containing protein, whose product MNTTLIDNTKKFVQETLEDAESGHDWYHIKRVWKNALEIATNEECNLEIVTLAALMHDIADSKFHGGDENIGASTAGRFLKSQGVEESIIFSVTQIIQNISFKGGKGKRSFSSKELDIVQDADRLDAMGAIGIARAFNYGGFKNRALYNPEIAPNPGQSKEAYKNTTAPTINHFYEKLLLLKELMNTQKGKAMAEERHRFMIDFLKHFFEEAGEKEFII is encoded by the coding sequence ATGAATACGACACTCATCGATAATACGAAAAAATTTGTACAAGAAACATTAGAAGATGCTGAAAGTGGTCATGACTGGTATCATATAAAGCGCGTATGGAAGAATGCTTTGGAAATTGCTACTAATGAAGAATGTAATTTAGAAATAGTAACTCTTGCAGCTTTAATGCACGATATCGCAGATAGTAAATTTCACGGAGGGGATGAAAATATTGGTGCTTCCACTGCTGGTCGATTTCTCAAAAGCCAAGGAGTTGAAGAAAGTATCATTTTTTCAGTAACGCAAATTATCCAAAATATTTCTTTCAAAGGCGGTAAGGGGAAACGCAGTTTCAGCTCCAAAGAACTAGATATTGTGCAGGACGCAGATAGACTTGATGCAATGGGAGCCATCGGTATCGCACGTGCTTTTAATTATGGTGGTTTTAAAAACAGAGCATTGTACAACCCGGAAATTGCGCCAAATCCTGGACAATCAAAAGAAGCATATAAAAATACAACTGCGCCTACTATCAATCATTTTTATGAAAAATTGTTGTTGCTAAAAGAATTAATGAATACACAAAAAGGAAAAGCGATGGCAGAAGAAAGACATCGTTTTATGATTGATTTCTTGAAACATTTTTTTGAGGAAGCGGGAGAAAAGGAATTCATCATTTAA
- the gcvP gene encoding aminomethyl-transferring glycine dehydrogenase, which yields MNLFLNQSTEFQRRHIGPNEQETKQMLETIGVSSIQELVGKTIPGNIHFEKELALPASIGEQEYLQEIWQTASKNKVFKTYIGQGYYNTITPSVILRNVFENPGWYTQYTPYQAEISQGRLESLLNYQTVIADLTGLELANASLLDEATAAAEAMAMLFHHVNTRGNSRPKFFVDKAIFQQTKDVLATRAHPINIALSEGDYKSASIDESHFGAIIQYPNSNGSIEDYRAFIEKVHEIGGFVIMATDLLALTLLISPGELGADVAVGSAQRFGVPMGYGGPHAGFFATKDAFKRGIPGRIIGVSRDAQDNHALRMALQTREQHIKREKATSNICTAQALLANMAAMYAVFHGPKGLKKIAQRVALLTQTIAEGLKELGYENSNKNYFDTLKINADKKVLQPIAEAHQINFNYFNDDSVGISIDETTTQKDALNIVYVFAQAKGANEAIIGFENGEAVLHAIPESLKRTSEYLTHPVFNTHHSETQMMRYIKRLEKKDLALNTSMISLGSCTMKLNAATEMIPVSWPEFSSIHPFVPKEQAAGYQIIIDELSDYLSIITGFDACSLQPNSGAQGEFAGLNTIMNYHIANGNEKRNIVLIPISAHGTNPASAVMAGMNVVVIKSDEKGQVDVADLKAKAEQYKETLGALMITYPSTYGVFEESIKDICQIIHDNGGQVYMDGANMNAQVGHTAPGFIGADVCHLNLHKTFAIPHGGGGPGVGPICVKAHLRPYLPGHFTSENKNAVSAAAFGSASILLISYAYIKMLGGEGVRMATEYAILNANYMKARLEEFYPILYAGKNGTCAHEFIVDLRPFKTSAGIEAEDVAKRLMDYGFHAPTMSFPVPGTIMIEPTESEDKAELDRFCDAMIAIYKEIKAIENGVVDNADNALKNAPHTQQVICAEEWDHSYSRQQAAFPLSYVAESKFWPSVSRINNTYGDRNLICTCEPLESYLEEV from the coding sequence ATGAATTTATTCCTTAATCAATCTACCGAGTTTCAACGGCGCCATATTGGCCCTAATGAACAAGAAACTAAGCAAATGCTGGAGACTATTGGCGTCTCTTCTATTCAAGAATTAGTAGGAAAAACCATTCCGGGAAATATACATTTTGAAAAAGAGTTAGCACTGCCTGCAAGCATTGGTGAACAAGAATATTTGCAAGAAATTTGGCAAACAGCCTCTAAAAACAAGGTTTTTAAAACCTATATAGGACAAGGCTACTACAATACCATTACTCCATCTGTAATATTAAGAAATGTATTTGAAAACCCCGGATGGTACACACAATACACACCTTACCAGGCTGAAATTTCTCAAGGGCGTTTAGAAAGTCTATTAAATTATCAAACAGTTATTGCTGATTTAACAGGATTGGAATTGGCGAATGCATCTCTATTGGACGAAGCAACCGCCGCGGCTGAGGCTATGGCGATGTTATTTCATCATGTAAATACGCGTGGAAATTCAAGACCTAAATTCTTCGTTGATAAAGCTATTTTTCAACAAACAAAAGATGTATTGGCAACCCGCGCTCATCCCATCAATATTGCACTTTCAGAAGGAGATTATAAAAGTGCTTCAATTGACGAAAGTCATTTTGGTGCAATTATTCAATATCCCAATAGCAATGGTTCCATAGAAGACTATCGTGCTTTTATAGAAAAAGTTCATGAGATAGGTGGTTTTGTAATCATGGCCACCGATTTATTGGCATTAACTTTATTAATCTCGCCTGGTGAATTAGGTGCTGATGTAGCAGTCGGATCGGCGCAACGTTTTGGCGTACCCATGGGTTATGGCGGTCCGCATGCCGGTTTTTTTGCCACCAAAGATGCATTTAAACGTGGTATTCCCGGTCGCATTATCGGCGTAAGTAGGGATGCCCAAGACAACCATGCTTTACGTATGGCTCTACAAACACGTGAACAACATATCAAGCGCGAAAAAGCTACTTCTAATATTTGTACAGCACAGGCATTATTAGCTAATATGGCAGCGATGTATGCGGTTTTTCATGGGCCAAAAGGCCTGAAAAAAATTGCACAACGAGTTGCCCTCTTAACTCAAACAATCGCAGAGGGATTAAAAGAATTGGGTTATGAAAATTCCAATAAAAATTATTTCGATACACTAAAAATTAATGCAGATAAAAAAGTCTTACAACCAATTGCAGAAGCTCATCAAATCAACTTTAATTATTTTAACGATGATTCGGTTGGCATTTCGATAGATGAAACTACTACACAAAAAGATGCATTAAATATTGTGTATGTTTTTGCGCAAGCAAAAGGTGCAAATGAAGCTATCATAGGATTTGAAAATGGGGAAGCTGTATTACATGCCATTCCGGAAAGCCTTAAAAGAACTTCTGAATATTTAACTCACCCAGTTTTTAATACCCATCATAGTGAGACGCAAATGATGCGCTATATAAAACGTTTAGAGAAAAAAGACCTGGCTTTAAATACGAGTATGATTTCTTTGGGAAGTTGCACGATGAAATTAAATGCTGCAACTGAAATGATACCTGTGAGCTGGCCAGAGTTTAGTTCGATTCATCCGTTTGTACCAAAAGAACAAGCTGCAGGATATCAAATCATTATTGATGAATTAAGCGATTATTTGTCTATCATTACAGGCTTTGACGCTTGTAGTTTACAACCTAATAGTGGCGCGCAGGGTGAGTTTGCGGGCTTGAATACAATCATGAATTATCATATTGCCAATGGTAATGAAAAGAGGAATATTGTCTTGATCCCTATTTCTGCACATGGCACGAATCCAGCTTCAGCTGTTATGGCAGGAATGAATGTTGTCGTTATAAAAAGTGACGAAAAAGGCCAGGTAGATGTTGCAGACTTAAAAGCTAAAGCTGAACAATATAAGGAAACACTGGGGGCCTTAATGATTACCTACCCTTCTACTTATGGTGTTTTTGAGGAAAGCATCAAAGATATCTGTCAAATCATTCACGACAATGGTGGTCAGGTTTATATGGATGGAGCTAATATGAATGCACAAGTGGGTCATACAGCACCGGGTTTTATTGGTGCGGATGTTTGCCATTTAAATCTACATAAAACCTTTGCTATCCCACATGGGGGCGGTGGTCCGGGTGTTGGGCCTATTTGTGTAAAAGCACATTTGCGACCTTATTTACCTGGCCATTTTACATCGGAAAATAAAAATGCAGTAAGTGCTGCAGCCTTTGGCTCTGCTTCGATTTTATTAATCAGCTATGCCTATATCAAGATGCTGGGGGGCGAGGGTGTGCGAATGGCAACTGAATATGCTATCTTAAACGCCAATTATATGAAAGCGCGTTTGGAAGAATTTTACCCCATTTTATACGCTGGTAAGAATGGTACTTGCGCCCACGAATTTATCGTTGATCTTCGTCCTTTTAAGACAAGTGCAGGCATAGAAGCAGAAGATGTAGCCAAAAGGCTCATGGATTACGGCTTTCATGCACCTACAATGAGCTTTCCGGTACCTGGTACTATTATGATAGAGCCTACAGAAAGTGAAGACAAAGCTGAGCTGGACAGATTCTGCGATGCGATGATTGCTATTTATAAAGAGATAAAAGCCATTGAAAATGGCGTAGTAGATAATGCAGATAATGCGCTAAAGAATGCACCACATACACAGCAGGTTATTTGTGCAGAAGAATGGGATCATTCTTACAGTAGGCAGCAGGCAGCTTTCCCATTGAGCTATGTAGCTGAAAGCAAGTTTTGGCCTTCTGTTTCCCGTATTAATAATACTTATGGTGATAGAAATCTAATTTGTACTTGTGAGCCTTTGGAGAGTTATTTAGAAGAAGTTTAG
- a CDS encoding porin family protein produces MKKLLLAAAVLFSTAAFSQTSLRFGIKAGGTVSFSKVDVQNISVKGKSDFGFWGGGLMEVSPNNPNNKFKIQLEALYNNINSKFNNSSDSRIQDKINLQQINIPLLAKYFIIPSLSINAGPTFNFNIAGKEKVSDSTGAVVSQDLKGQLNTFQIGAAVGATYYIYKGFFVDGRYNPLFGQINKKQNGDFGSKIRVSTISLGIGYKF; encoded by the coding sequence ATGAAAAAATTATTATTAGCAGCTGCCGTATTATTTTCAACTGCAGCTTTCTCACAAACAAGCTTGCGTTTTGGTATTAAGGCAGGAGGAACTGTTTCCTTCTCTAAAGTTGATGTCCAGAATATCTCTGTAAAAGGAAAATCTGATTTTGGTTTTTGGGGAGGCGGTTTAATGGAAGTTTCGCCGAACAATCCAAATAATAAATTTAAAATTCAGTTGGAGGCATTATACAATAATATAAATAGCAAATTCAATAACTCTTCAGATAGTCGTATCCAAGATAAAATCAATTTGCAACAAATTAATATTCCTTTATTAGCTAAATACTTTATTATCCCTTCTTTGAGTATTAATGCCGGACCAACATTCAATTTCAATATTGCTGGAAAAGAGAAAGTATCGGATTCTACCGGTGCTGTTGTATCGCAAGATTTAAAGGGTCAATTGAATACCTTTCAGATAGGAGCAGCAGTAGGCGCAACCTATTATATCTATAAAGGTTTCTTTGTGGATGGGCGTTATAATCCATTATTTGGGCAAATAAATAAAAAGCAAAATGGAGATTTCGGTTCGAAAATTCGAGTAAGCACCATTTCTTTAGGAATTGGATATAAGTTTTAA
- a CDS encoding porin family protein: MKKFFFALFVFVTSGIFAQTTFRFGVKAGADYSLTTLQVPSNVDTKTSPKVGFWGGGFVEMSPNSEKNKFKLQLEALYNANNFAISNTGYDDYKDHLDYLSFPLLAKYFIKPDFSLNAGPVFNLLMGATQSQYDANTSTTISNNIDDQLKSFQMGLAVGATYYIYQGLFVDLRYNPFLGQANKNATTLYNKLTPSALTLGLGYKF, encoded by the coding sequence ATGAAAAAATTTTTTTTCGCTCTATTTGTTTTTGTTACCTCGGGTATTTTTGCTCAGACAACCTTTAGATTTGGTGTAAAAGCCGGAGCAGATTATTCCTTAACAACTTTGCAAGTGCCAAGCAATGTAGATACTAAAACCTCTCCGAAAGTTGGTTTTTGGGGTGGTGGATTCGTGGAAATGTCTCCTAATTCGGAGAAAAATAAATTTAAATTGCAATTAGAGGCTTTATATAATGCTAATAATTTTGCCATTTCTAATACCGGGTACGACGACTATAAAGATCATTTGGATTATTTATCTTTTCCTTTGTTGGCGAAGTATTTTATTAAACCAGATTTTAGCTTAAACGCAGGCCCTGTATTTAATCTTCTTATGGGCGCCACTCAATCTCAATATGATGCAAATACTTCTACCACTATATCTAATAATATAGATGATCAGCTGAAATCTTTTCAAATGGGGTTAGCAGTGGGAGCTACTTATTATATTTATCAAGGACTTTTTGTGGATTTGCGCTATAATCCTTTCTTAGGACAAGCTAATAAAAACGCTACTACTTTGTATAATAAATTAACACCTAGCGCTTTAACCCTTGGACTTGGATACAAGTTCTAA
- the ychF gene encoding redox-regulated ATPase YchF — protein MALQAGIVGLPNVGKSTLFNALSSAKAQAANFPFCTIEPNVGVITVPDQRLVELEKLVNPQRVVPTTVEIVDIAGLVKGASKGEGLGNQFLGNIRATDAIIHVVRCFSDDNVIHVDGNVNPVRDKEIIDTELQLKDLDTIDKKISKSEKQAKTGGDKDAQRGVEILKALKQHLEEGKNARAFEVTPEEKEKFLDELCLLTIKPVIYVCNVDEKSVISGNEFTAALQEAIKAEKAEVLFISAAIESDIAVMESYEDRQMFLEDMGLSESGVARLIQATYKLLNLATYFTAGVQEVRAWTITKGFIAPQAAGVIHSDFEKGFIRAEVIKYNDFLKYKSEAACRENGKLAVQGKTYIVEDGDIMHFLFNV, from the coding sequence ATGGCTTTACAGGCAGGTATCGTAGGACTTCCAAATGTTGGGAAATCAACATTGTTTAATGCGTTGAGTAGTGCCAAAGCGCAAGCAGCTAATTTCCCTTTTTGTACTATTGAGCCCAATGTGGGTGTGATTACCGTACCCGACCAACGATTGGTGGAATTAGAAAAGTTGGTAAACCCACAGCGTGTAGTGCCAACAACCGTGGAAATTGTTGACATTGCAGGGTTGGTTAAGGGTGCCAGTAAGGGAGAAGGTTTGGGTAATCAATTCTTAGGAAATATTCGCGCTACTGACGCCATTATTCACGTGGTGCGTTGTTTTTCAGATGATAATGTTATACATGTTGATGGCAATGTAAATCCGGTTCGGGATAAAGAGATTATAGATACCGAATTACAATTAAAAGATTTGGATACTATTGATAAGAAGATATCCAAAAGTGAAAAGCAGGCTAAAACAGGTGGCGATAAAGACGCACAACGTGGAGTGGAAATTTTGAAAGCATTAAAGCAACACCTCGAAGAAGGAAAAAATGCACGTGCTTTTGAAGTGACACCCGAAGAAAAAGAAAAGTTTTTGGATGAACTTTGTTTACTGACCATCAAACCCGTTATATATGTTTGTAATGTGGACGAAAAATCTGTGATTAGCGGCAATGAGTTTACAGCTGCATTACAAGAAGCCATCAAAGCCGAAAAAGCAGAAGTTCTTTTTATAAGTGCAGCTATTGAAAGCGATATTGCCGTTATGGAAAGTTATGAAGACCGGCAAATGTTTTTAGAAGATATGGGATTGAGTGAAAGTGGCGTGGCAAGGCTTATTCAGGCCACTTATAAACTGTTGAATCTCGCTACCTATTTTACTGCTGGAGTGCAAGAGGTTCGCGCTTGGACTATTACCAAAGGTTTTATCGCTCCACAAGCTGCCGGTGTTATCCATAGCGATTTTGAAAAAGGATTTATCCGTGCAGAAGTGATTAAATACAACGACTTTTTGAAATACAAATCAGAAGCAGCTTGTAGAGAAAATGGCAAATTGGCTGTTCAAGGAAAAACTTATATTGTAGAGGATGGTGATATTATGCACTTTTTATTCAATGTATAA
- a CDS encoding glycoside hydrolase family 16 protein: protein MKYSTTFFLFSFLMLFNHSFGQKKYNRMVWHEEFNYTGLPDSTIWNYENGFVRNQESQYYTKARKENAYVHDGYLEIKAIKENYPNKFYLKGSTDWRKKAPNAAYTSACITTKNLHTWRYGKIVVRAKLPMGLGVWPAIWMLGAEKYKWPRNGEIDIMELIGREPTHIYGTAHYAADNKSGHKSSGGVISVNDLSDAFHNYAVVWNKHTIKFMVDDSVYHSFNTSPAKYKGENPFRKKFYLLLNLAMGGSWGGPIGENVLPQSFLVDYVRIYK from the coding sequence ATGAAATACTCAACCACCTTTTTTCTATTCTCTTTTTTGATGTTATTTAATCATTCATTTGGGCAAAAAAAATATAACAGAATGGTCTGGCACGAAGAGTTTAATTACACCGGGCTGCCAGATAGCACTATTTGGAATTATGAAAATGGTTTTGTTCGCAATCAAGAGTCACAGTATTATACAAAGGCAAGAAAAGAAAACGCTTATGTACACGATGGTTATTTAGAGATAAAGGCCATTAAAGAAAATTACCCCAATAAGTTCTACCTGAAAGGTAGTACCGATTGGCGCAAAAAGGCACCCAATGCAGCATATACTTCAGCTTGCATTACAACAAAAAATTTGCATACTTGGCGCTACGGGAAGATCGTAGTTAGAGCAAAGTTACCAATGGGATTGGGTGTGTGGCCAGCTATTTGGATGCTGGGTGCAGAAAAGTATAAATGGCCAAGAAATGGCGAAATAGATATTATGGAATTAATTGGACGAGAACCTACTCATATTTATGGCACAGCTCATTACGCTGCAGACAATAAGTCCGGCCACAAATCAAGTGGCGGTGTTATCTCAGTAAACGATTTAAGCGATGCTTTTCACAACTATGCAGTAGTATGGAATAAACACACGATTAAGTTTATGGTAGATGATAGCGTTTATCATAGTTTCAACACATCTCCGGCAAAATACAAAGGCGAAAACCCATTTCGGAAAAAATTCTATCTATTGCTCAACCTTGCAATGGGTGGCTCTTGGGGCGGGCCGATAGGCGAAAATGTATTGCCTCAAAGCTTCTTGGTGGACTATGTAAGGATATATAAATAA
- a CDS encoding nucleoside recognition domain-containing protein, translating to MALNIVWIAFFVIAFAIAIIKCIFLGDTEIFKTLTDGIFDSATTSVTQVAFPLAGTMIFFLGIMNIAEQAGAIRRLAKILNPFMKRLFPEVPENHPAMGEMVMNFSANMLGLDNAATPFGLKAMESLQELNPEKETASNSQIMFLVLHTSGLTLIPLSIIAYRLAAGSHEAASIFIPCVLGTVFTTIMAILITGIKQKLKWDFVLVGWLAGIFSLIVALLLGINNLSIANRELFSKITGSLVLLLVVVLIIVAGAVKKVSVFDAFIDGAKNGWTVIIKIIPYLVAMLVGIRVFRDCGALGYITDGIGYLVHTMGFNTDFVPSLPVAIMKPFSGSGARGLMIDTMQTYGADSFVGKLACTFNGSADTTFYIIALYFGSVGIKKVRYAVWVGLAADILGVIGAIAIGYIFFK from the coding sequence ATGGCCTTAAATATTGTATGGATTGCATTTTTTGTCATTGCATTTGCCATTGCAATTATCAAATGTATTTTTTTAGGCGATACAGAAATATTTAAAACATTGACCGATGGCATTTTTGATAGTGCAACTACTTCTGTAACGCAGGTGGCTTTTCCTTTGGCGGGCACCATGATTTTCTTTTTAGGGATTATGAATATCGCTGAACAAGCAGGTGCTATCAGACGATTGGCCAAAATATTAAACCCATTTATGAAGCGACTTTTTCCGGAAGTGCCGGAAAATCACCCGGCGATGGGAGAGATGGTGATGAATTTTTCGGCAAATATGTTGGGTCTGGATAATGCTGCAACCCCTTTTGGCTTGAAAGCAATGGAGAGTTTACAAGAATTGAACCCGGAAAAAGAAACGGCCAGTAATTCACAGATAATGTTTTTGGTTCTCCATACCAGTGGGCTTACACTCATTCCACTTTCTATTATTGCTTATCGACTAGCGGCGGGTTCGCATGAGGCTGCCAGTATTTTTATTCCATGCGTTTTAGGAACTGTTTTCACCACGATAATGGCAATTTTAATTACAGGTATCAAACAAAAATTGAAGTGGGATTTTGTATTGGTTGGCTGGCTCGCAGGTATTTTTTCGCTGATAGTGGCCTTGCTGTTGGGCATAAATAATTTGAGTATAGCTAATAGAGAATTATTTAGCAAAATAACGGGTAGCCTTGTTCTGTTATTGGTGGTGGTATTGATTATCGTAGCCGGTGCCGTAAAAAAAGTTTCGGTATTTGATGCTTTTATTGATGGTGCAAAAAATGGATGGACAGTTATTATAAAGATAATCCCTTACCTGGTCGCCATGCTAGTAGGTATTCGGGTATTTAGAGATTGTGGCGCTTTGGGATATATTACTGATGGTATTGGATATTTAGTGCATACAATGGGCTTTAATACTGATTTCGTTCCTTCTTTACCGGTTGCTATTATGAAACCATTTAGTGGCAGTGGTGCCAGGGGATTGATGATTGATACGATGCAAACTTATGGTGCGGATAGTTTTGTGGGGAAATTGGCTTGCACATTTAATGGCTCGGCAGATACGACTTTTTATATTATCGCATTATATTTTGGAAGTGTAGGCATTAAAAAAGTGCGCTACGCAGTATGGGTTGGTTTAGCAGCCGATATACTCGGCGTGATAGGCGCAATAGCTATTGGATATATTTTTTTTAAGTAG
- a CDS encoding sodium:solute symporter family protein, whose product MKLELNLVDYLVILTYFIFVIGIGYVLKKKMKTSNDFLMSGRSIPMWVASLAFISANLGAQEVLGMAASGAKYGLYTTHFYWLGAALAMVFLGIFMMPFYYGSKARSVPEYLALRYDEKTRGFNAITFAIMTIFSSGISLYALAILLQAMLGWNFNSSIMVSSVIVLAYTYLGGLTSAVYNEVLQFFLIVLGIAPLVYLGLHHVGGWEGLKANVAPELMHVWKGMGSDKTNPMGTNYGSLIFGLGFVLAFGYWCTDFLVVQRAMVTKHINDAQMTPIYASIPKIFMPIIVILPGIIALALMKTDPSYTIPLAKGGGYDYNMTLPSLLQHFYPNGLLGVGLTALIASFMSGMAGNVTAFNTVFTFDIYQSYIKKDAPDNHYLKVGKVVTVVGIIASIATAYLAKSFDNIMDFLQLVFGFINAPLFATFFLGMFWKKATANGAFYGLISGTAAAAATHGLTIAEGKGGWLAHMLHIDPLFTFSSSMGQNFNIASVAFIVCFLVTWFISLFTKKREESALVGLVYSLTERQKTGHFVWYKNPVIVGSLVVIVTIIFNIIFF is encoded by the coding sequence ATGAAATTAGAACTTAATTTAGTTGACTATTTAGTTATCCTTACCTACTTCATCTTTGTAATCGGTATTGGTTACGTATTGAAGAAGAAGATGAAAACCAGTAACGATTTCTTGATGAGTGGTCGCTCTATTCCAATGTGGGTAGCGAGTTTGGCATTTATTTCTGCCAACTTAGGTGCTCAGGAAGTTTTGGGTATGGCTGCTTCTGGTGCTAAATATGGATTATACACTACACATTTCTATTGGCTGGGTGCAGCATTAGCGATGGTTTTCCTAGGTATTTTTATGATGCCGTTTTACTATGGTAGCAAGGCGCGTTCAGTACCGGAATATTTAGCCTTGCGTTATGATGAAAAGACAAGGGGTTTTAATGCCATTACATTTGCTATTATGACCATTTTCTCTTCCGGTATTTCTCTATATGCATTGGCCATTTTATTGCAAGCTATGCTAGGATGGAACTTTAACTCCTCTATAATGGTTTCTTCCGTAATTGTATTGGCATATACTTATTTGGGTGGATTAACAAGTGCCGTTTATAATGAAGTATTGCAATTCTTTTTAATTGTTCTAGGAATTGCGCCATTGGTATATTTGGGATTGCATCATGTGGGGGGATGGGAAGGCTTAAAAGCCAATGTTGCACCTGAGTTAATGCATGTATGGAAAGGTATGGGTAGTGACAAAACCAACCCCATGGGAACCAATTATGGCAGCCTTATTTTTGGATTAGGGTTCGTATTAGCCTTTGGGTATTGGTGTACCGATTTCTTAGTGGTACAACGTGCAATGGTGACCAAACACATCAACGATGCGCAAATGACACCAATATATGCATCAATCCCTAAAATATTTATGCCAATTATTGTAATTCTTCCCGGAATTATTGCATTGGCATTAATGAAAACGGATCCTTCTTACACTATTCCTTTGGCAAAAGGCGGTGGCTATGATTATAACATGACCTTACCTTCTCTATTACAACACTTTTATCCAAATGGATTGCTAGGTGTAGGATTGACCGCATTAATTGCTTCATTTATGAGTGGCATGGCGGGAAATGTAACCGCATTTAATACGGTATTTACTTTCGATATTTATCAGTCTTATATCAAGAAAGATGCGCCGGATAATCATTACTTAAAAGTAGGGAAAGTCGTTACCGTTGTAGGTATTATTGCCTCCATTGCAACAGCTTATCTAGCTAAGAGCTTTGATAATATTATGGACTTTTTGCAATTGGTCTTTGGCTTTATCAATGCTCCATTATTTGCAACTTTCTTTTTAGGTATGTTTTGGAAAAAAGCAACTGCCAACGGTGCTTTTTATGGTTTAATTTCTGGTACAGCAGCGGCAGCAGCAACACATGGCTTAACGATTGCTGAAGGGAAAGGTGGTTGGTTAGCACATATGCTTCACATCGACCCACTATTTACTTTTAGTTCTTCTATGGGTCAAAACTTTAACATTGCATCAGTTGCATTTATTGTGTGTTTTTTAGTTACTTGGTTCATCAGTTTGTTTACCAAAAAAAGAGAGGAATCAGCGCTGGTAGGTTTGGTTTACAGTCTTACAGAAAGGCAAAAGACGGGGCATTTTGTATGGTACAAAAATCCGGTTATCGTAGGCTCTTTGGTCGTAATTGTCACCATTATTTTCAATATCATCTTCTTCTAA